Part of the Toxotes jaculatrix isolate fToxJac2 chromosome 1, fToxJac2.pri, whole genome shotgun sequence genome, TCTAAGTGAATACCACCAATACCACCATTCCTCCTGGTCTGAAGTCAGCTTCTGCCCTTATCCTGCCGGTGAGTGACGCGCCAGCCTGCAGCTCAAACACAATAGCTGCTTTGTGTTGTGGAGATGTGACTGACTGCTCTCACCCCTCTTCAGAGTTTCCATCTTTAGATGTAAACAGATATGCATATGCCGCTGATTCAGACCATATCTGTTCATGCAGACACACTGGTGTTTGACTGCACAGAGGAATAACCTAAACAGAAATCATTCTGCAACCACTATATACTGGAGAAGGTTAGGGAGAAGCCTAGATTTGGCCAGATGCCCACTCTACCTAATTTACCTGAAAGGATGATGTCATTTgggaaagaaaatattttgcaCATAACTCTTCCGGATTGAAGACATTTGTGTGGCTGCAAAAGGCAAAAACCACCTTAAGCACCTATAGGGAAGCTAATATACATGAAAAATGTATATTAATGCTCTTCCAAATATATTTAATAAGGAAAAAAAGTAGATTGAACAATAAGATGTCAAGAGTGAAATGGTAAAACTAGAGGAAAATTAAATATCTGTATAAGCTTTCGtattaaaaacactgtaagGAGATTTGATTTaagttaaaaatgtttgtgtctaATCTTAATCAGTAAAGTGCTCCAAAGTGTAGGGGCTTTCCAAGTCCTACACATCTGTGGTTCACACATACAGGTGTTTTCACTCATCACTGATTGAGGACATGTGGGTGTGGATATACCAGAGCTCTGTCTAACTTCAACCCAAACAGAAGTCCAATCTGCCAGAATAAGTGGCtgcacctgtgtgggtgtgcaagGTCTTGAAATACAAAGGCCTAGTCCCCAGTGACAGAGGGACAGCAATAACTAGCAGTACATACCTGTGCCAGTGCTCCTGAGTGTACAAGAGTCAGCTCTGGCATCCACTCACATCCTGGGACCAACAGCCCATAGAGAGTAATGATGTAGTATGGGCCAGAGTACAGCATGCTCACCAgcatctgacaaacacaaatacagttcACTGCTTCAGAGATCTGTGTAATTCCAGTGTTAAGATGTAGTTTTGGCAGGTTTAATGTCTCTGAGTTACCTGAATTTTAGGATACGCTGAGGGGTCTTTCAGGTAAGGCTCATACTGCTGAGTGTAGTCTTGACAACATTTGCTGGAACAGTCCAGAACAACCTAAAATATAGACAGTCCTAAGTAGAGAGGCAGTCTACAGTATGTAGAGACATTGTGTAAACTGGGCAGTTGATCATCTTACCAGGCCTCTGAAGACACAGAAAGCTAAAGCAGGGATGAGGTAGACAATGAACAGTAAGTCCAGAGGTCTGTGGAGtaaactttttctttcagcCTCTTGGATGTtctaacagagagaaaacaacatcaTGATGTTCAAACAGTGATCTCTATCACATACACTGGCTggctctgtcacacactcacaggtgcAGTGTCAGATGCTGAAATGATctcaatcacagacacacaaaaactcaaGTTTGTGAGGACCATTTGTAAGAACAAGTTGTAAAGTATTTAGACATTCTGTGTAATGCTTTCAGTGTGTACTTCCTGCATAGTATAATTCCATCATGTCTTTCactttaatgtttaattattGAAATATTCTCAGAATACAATATTGAAAAAAAGATGCTTAAATTGTGATGTTGCATGTTTCAAAACTGAACTGCAATATTTGCACTTTCTCAAATATGAGTACATGCTATGTATGGGAATGTTTCAGATAATGTATTCATTGTCAAAACTGCCAGTTTTGATTCTGACTTACTGTCCTCTGTAAGTCTCGTGTGGAGGGCTGGCTGAAGATGCGGAAACAGGCCCAGACAGACATTGAGATATACAGCAtgtggaggaggaacagaggaCCAACTAGGGTCCCATACTTCCCTGTGAAAAGACAGTACAAGGTTATATCTTGCCgtgggaaagacagagagcaaaacagTACTAAATGTAGCACTATTTACAGTAAGATGTACGTCTTTCATTTCTAGTCTACAAAAAAGTAAAGTTTGGACCGTTATAGTATTCCCAGGGAAAGTATTTGCAGTGAGTTACATGGACTACCCTACACTAGCCATCTAAAGTATGCCATTATTTTTAGTGTACTTACCAACAGCATTCCCAAGAATGTAGACTATGGCACACATGAGAAAAGATCCCACCCAGTAGAGTCCAATGGCCCGGTAACTGTCCCTGTTCAAACCACGTAACACTGCCATTGTCAAAGCCAGATGAATACATTATACTTCCAAAGATtcagacagatagatggatagattgTGTAAACTTTAACTTAAGTATTACCCCCAAGTAATTGCTGCAATCATGAGCAGATACATGAGATAGTGCACACAGCCATCCCAATAGGAGATCATGTGCCCATGTGCTGTATTAATATGTGGATCTGCCTGAAACACAGGGTAGATTTATCAGCACCCTTACAGATAAGATGAAACATATAGGTCATTCACAAACACGatgcacagcacagcacttgCCTCTTTGAGGTAAAACGTGACAAATCCATCAATGATGTTGTCCTGCTCCAGCCCAATGATCAGATTCACCACACTGAGGAATGCATGCActgcaaacactgcacagatagatgcatgcttttatttaaattgtgtgACAAAGTAGAGTAAACACTTTAAATTTACTGGCTCTGAAGCCTGGAATTATACATTTCTGTCAGAGATGGACCATGCAAAAGTGGTGTGTATCACATTTAACCCCACAAGATTTTATCTATCAAACACCAGACACTCATACAAAAACTTCTAAAGCCCATTAGTGTTCTGACATCTCTATTTTGATTCAAAAGTCAAACTATGATGATGATTTGGTTTAAAATCAGTATTTCTCTCCAAAGActgcagaaattaaaaatattttgatcaCAACGAGAAACATGCATTTGAGAATTCATACCATAGAAAAGAGGATCTGCTGGAGCCTTCTTCTTGATCATGAACCGCACTGAAATGGCCAGGATAAGGACTGTTGTACACCCAGCGAAGAAGAAAGCATCAGCACTAAATGCaatgtgaaaaatgtatatttttaaaaaatctgacaaGTTGATTTTATGCAATTTATTCCACCACGTATTGGTAAAATTATTTTCACCAGCATTGAAATTAGAGGTAAGATTCAAAAATGAACAGATGCTGGCCTGTTCTCACTTACCTGTTGTTGTAAATGAGGGAATTAAACAAATAACAGATGGGGATGGACATCAGGGAGAGCACAAACACCCCAGTCCCTGCAGACGCGCTCATTGCGGAACAGGTTTGAGCGATTTCTCTTATCCGAGAATtgagaatttaaaataattcagcagcaaaaaaaaacgtTGATGTTAAGTTAATCACATTTCAAAGAATGGGGAAAAACTCGCGCTGTGTCTAGCAATGTAAACAAGGTATACACATGCAACTCAGCTCCAGGGTGCATGTTCTGTCTTGTTCTTCTGGTCTGTCTCGCTTTcacgccctctctctctcaccagctCTCTGCCTCCCACCTActgtcacac contains:
- the LOC121181168 gene encoding transmembrane 6 superfamily member 1-like isoform X1, whose amino-acid sequence is MSASAGTGVFVLSLMSIPICYLFNSLIYNNSADAFFFAGCTTVLILAISVRFMIKKKAPADPLFYVFAVHAFLSVVNLIIGLEQDNIIDGFVTFYLKEADPHINTAHGHMISYWDGCVHYLMYLLMIAAITWGDSYRAIGLYWVGSFLMCAIVYILGNAVGKYGTLVGPLFLLHMLYISMSVWACFRIFSQPSTRDLQRTNIQEAERKSLLHRPLDLLFIVYLIPALAFCVFRGLVVLDCSSKCCQDYTQQYEPYLKDPSAYPKIQMLVSMLYSGPYYIITLYGLLVPGCEWMPELTLVHSGALAQAQFSHIGASLHTRTPFSYRVPADSQLVFLLVNVLYALVPQALCYRCCSRPAFFLRPTPEKKSE
- the LOC121181168 gene encoding transmembrane 6 superfamily member 1-like isoform X2, producing the protein MIKKKAPADPLFYVFAVHAFLSVVNLIIGLEQDNIIDGFVTFYLKEADPHINTAHGHMISYWDGCVHYLMYLLMIAAITWGDSYRAIGLYWVGSFLMCAIVYILGNAVGKYGTLVGPLFLLHMLYISMSVWACFRIFSQPSTRDLQRTNIQEAERKSLLHRPLDLLFIVYLIPALAFCVFRGLVVLDCSSKCCQDYTQQYEPYLKDPSAYPKIQMLVSMLYSGPYYIITLYGLLVPGCEWMPELTLVHSGALAQAQFSHIGASLHTRTPFSYRVPADSQLVFLLVNVLYALVPQALCYRCCSRPAFFLRPTPEKKSE
- the LOC121181168 gene encoding transmembrane 6 superfamily member 1-like isoform X3, with protein sequence MISYWDGCVHYLMYLLMIAAITWGDSYRAIGLYWVGSFLMCAIVYILGNAVGKYGTLVGPLFLLHMLYISMSVWACFRIFSQPSTRDLQRTNIQEAERKSLLHRPLDLLFIVYLIPALAFCVFRGLVVLDCSSKCCQDYTQQYEPYLKDPSAYPKIQMLVSMLYSGPYYIITLYGLLVPGCEWMPELTLVHSGALAQAQFSHIGASLHTRTPFSYRVPADSQLVFLLVNVLYALVPQALCYRCCSRPAFFLRPTPEKKSE